Proteins encoded together in one Palaemon carinicauda isolate YSFRI2023 chromosome 45, ASM3689809v2, whole genome shotgun sequence window:
- the LOC137634862 gene encoding uncharacterized protein → MVQILLLLLPLLLILLLPVILLLLVPPHHYLPPPPPPPPPHHHHHLPLPLPPPPHHHHLPPPPPPYPAPHPYPAPAPPPYPAPAPAPAPAPPPYPAPAPAPAPPPHPSPAPTPPPPPPPPPPPPPPPPPSFS, encoded by the exons ATGGTTCAA atcctcctcctcctcctccccctcctccttatcctcctcctccccgtcatcctcctcctcctcgttccTCCTCATCattatcttcctcctcctcctcctcctcctcctcctcatcatcatcatcatcttcctcttcctcttcctcctcctcctcatcatcatcatcttcctcctcctcctcctccttatcctgcTCCTCATCCTtatcctgctcctgctcctcctccttatcctgctcctgctcctgctcctgctcctgctcctcctccttatcctgctcctgctcctgctcctgctcctcctcctcatccCTCTCCcgctcctactcctcctcctcctcctcctcctcctcctcctcctcctcctcctcctcctccctctttcaGCTAA